A single region of the Luteitalea sp. genome encodes:
- a CDS encoding FtsX-like permease family protein: protein MLRLGVYRTFLWCYPASFRREYGTEMMRAFSAQVRDARDHGGWRAEASIWIRILLDLFLTAPREHAHVMRQDLRYAIRTLASNPSFATVAILSLALGIGANTAIFSLLNSVLISPLPVRAPHELVMLTSPGSSGWGSGLMRGEDRERPFLSYAEFEQLRDESTSFSGLIASQSFLERVQARIDGGEPEEIETRLVSAEYFTTLGVTAVHGRLFASEEARVERGAPYAVISYDYWQRRFGGRSDVLGTRMAIRGGVFSIIGVAPPPFFGETVGQRPDVWLPLSMQAVVLPGDDWLRDKPGDPAKVMWLHVFGRLSPGVTIEQAQADANVVFQRGLATHYGKTALSAEDRKDFLDQRLILRPGARGASTLRGQFSDPLQVLLAAAGVVLIIACANLSNLLLARVTGRNRETSVRLALGASGGRLVRQLLTESMVLAVLGGLAGLCVAFPLRAGLLYLAPEAQLTDRLEAVASSRDGLFSGADSGDTVIVEGYTPRGDDASTWTSVGPRYFSTLGIPVTLGREITERDQHAAQEVCVINEAFAKQFFEGRNPLGMRVTRVFGDERNACQVVGVVRDSRVRGLRGEIERRFYLPLTTPGRVTFAIRTAGEPSSVIADVRRAVRHIDPDLHVTARPLTEILDDQMVQDRLLARLSIAFGVVALLLAAIGLYGVLSYGVTRRTNEIGIRKA from the coding sequence ATGCTGCGGCTCGGCGTCTACCGGACGTTCTTGTGGTGCTACCCCGCGTCGTTCCGCAGGGAATACGGCACCGAGATGATGCGCGCATTTTCCGCACAGGTGCGGGATGCACGCGATCATGGCGGATGGCGAGCCGAGGCGTCGATCTGGATTCGCATCCTGCTCGATCTCTTTCTTACTGCACCACGGGAGCACGCACACGTTATGCGACAAGACTTACGTTACGCCATTCGGACGCTGGCATCGAATCCCAGCTTTGCGACTGTCGCGATCCTGTCGTTGGCGCTGGGGATCGGCGCCAACACCGCGATCTTCAGCCTGTTGAACAGCGTGTTGATCAGCCCGCTGCCGGTGCGCGCGCCCCACGAGCTCGTGATGTTGACGAGTCCTGGCTCGTCGGGCTGGGGATCGGGGCTGATGAGGGGTGAAGATCGCGAGCGGCCGTTCCTAAGCTACGCGGAGTTCGAGCAACTGCGGGATGAATCCACGTCGTTTTCCGGCCTCATCGCGTCCCAGAGCTTTCTGGAGCGAGTGCAGGCACGCATCGACGGCGGCGAGCCGGAGGAGATCGAAACGCGTCTGGTGTCGGCCGAGTATTTCACAACGCTAGGTGTAACCGCTGTGCACGGCCGGCTATTCGCCTCAGAGGAAGCGCGTGTGGAGAGAGGCGCTCCATACGCCGTCATCAGCTACGACTACTGGCAGCGGCGCTTCGGCGGCCGCAGCGACGTTCTCGGCACGAGGATGGCCATTCGTGGCGGTGTCTTCTCGATCATCGGCGTGGCCCCTCCACCGTTCTTCGGCGAGACCGTGGGACAGCGGCCGGACGTTTGGCTGCCGCTCAGCATGCAGGCGGTCGTGCTGCCGGGCGACGACTGGCTACGGGACAAGCCGGGCGACCCCGCCAAGGTGATGTGGCTGCATGTGTTCGGCCGCCTCTCGCCAGGCGTGACGATCGAGCAGGCGCAAGCCGACGCGAACGTGGTCTTTCAACGGGGCCTGGCCACTCACTACGGCAAGACCGCGCTCTCGGCCGAGGACCGAAAGGACTTTCTCGATCAGCGCCTAATCCTGCGTCCCGGCGCCCGCGGAGCCTCCACGCTCCGCGGGCAGTTTTCCGATCCGCTCCAGGTCTTGCTTGCGGCTGCCGGCGTCGTGTTGATTATCGCCTGCGCCAACTTGAGCAATCTGCTGCTGGCACGGGTCACCGGACGGAATCGTGAGACTTCCGTGCGGCTGGCGCTCGGCGCGAGTGGGGGTCGGCTCGTCCGCCAATTGCTGACGGAAAGCATGGTGCTCGCCGTGCTGGGCGGCCTGGCGGGACTGTGTGTGGCGTTCCCACTCCGCGCAGGCTTGCTGTACCTCGCACCCGAGGCACAGCTCACGGACCGCCTGGAGGCTGTGGCGTCGTCGAGAGACGGCCTCTTCTCGGGCGCCGACTCCGGCGACACGGTCATCGTCGAGGGATACACGCCCCGGGGTGACGACGCATCGACGTGGACGTCCGTCGGCCCCCGCTACTTCTCGACGCTCGGCATCCCGGTAACGCTTGGTCGAGAGATTACCGAGCGGGATCAGCACGCAGCCCAAGAGGTGTGCGTGATCAACGAAGCCTTCGCCAAGCAGTTCTTCGAGGGGCGAAACCCGCTCGGGATGCGCGTGACGCGGGTCTTCGGAGATGAGCGAAACGCCTGTCAGGTCGTCGGCGTCGTGCGCGATTCGCGGGTGCGCGGCTTACGCGGAGAGATCGAGCGCCGGTTCTATCTCCCGTTGACGACGCCGGGACGTGTCACCTTTGCAATCAGGACCGCAGGTGAGCCCTCGAGCGTCATCGCCGACGTGCGGCGCGCCGTGCGGCACATCGATCCGGATTTGCATGTCACGGCACGCCCGCTTACCGAGATCTTGGATGATCAGATGGTACAGGACCGCCTGCTGGCACGACTGTCCATCGCGTTCGGGGTCGTCGCGCTGCTGCTTGCCGCGATCGGGTTATACGGCGTCCTCTCCTACGGCGTGACGCGACGCACCAATGAGATCGGGATCCGGAAGGCGC
- a CDS encoding PadR family transcriptional regulator: MTRDSPDPDSFLPLPTAMFHILVALADRDRHGYSIMQDVAARTGGKVRLSAGTLYSSIRRMLEQGLVEELRESPDPRSQDERRRYYALTRLGRQVALAEARRLNEMLNQARATGLIPRKL, translated from the coding sequence TCCGGATTCCTTCCTGCCGCTGCCCACGGCGATGTTTCACATCCTGGTGGCCCTCGCGGACCGCGACCGCCATGGCTACTCGATCATGCAGGATGTCGCCGCACGAACGGGGGGCAAGGTGCGCTTGAGCGCCGGCACGCTCTACAGCTCTATTCGACGCATGCTGGAGCAAGGCCTCGTGGAGGAGCTCCGCGAAAGTCCTGATCCGCGGAGCCAGGACGAGCGCCGGCGCTACTACGCCCTGACACGACTCGGCCGGCAGGTGGCGCTGGCGGAAGCGAGGCGGTTGAACGAGATGCTCAACCAGGCGCGCGCGACTGGTCTGATCCCGAGAAAGCTGTAG